In Nitrospira sp., one genomic interval encodes:
- a CDS encoding CHASE3 domain-containing protein: MNEPDPQRTLDASINTALPKGERVPSQLSFVGSLIRSVQARSIEQRVLAGFGLVFAGILVISVISYRNMTVLIRNGHQDQRSHEFIQLLGAMGEALDDAENGHRRFLVTGDESYLAAYNTLRDRAPEFIRYLRDLTDPDSSQGAHVTHLEQLITQQLQQERNAIEVRNKTGYESVRDMALTGVAKASLDAARKLQGLMEQEENKALAQRVIESTRTTRSSIILLSIGALLLFVLLAAVYYLIRHDITARRRIAEELHRRGELLEAANKELEAFSYSVSHDLRAPLRHIDGYASLLAKATSVSLDDKAKRYLHTISEAATRMGQLIDDLLVFSRMGRQEMLRGTVNLNQLIAAVLHDLRHDLQDRAISWTIAQLPDVTGDAAMLRQVFINLIANAIKFTSTQPNATIEIGTRSDGPGEAVLFVRDNGVGFDMQYANKLFGVFQRLHRADEFEGTGIGLANVRRIIHRHGGKTWAEGALGNGAAFYVSLPLARPST; this comes from the coding sequence ATGAACGAACCAGATCCTCAACGGACGCTCGATGCCAGCATCAATACCGCGCTTCCGAAGGGCGAACGAGTCCCGTCCCAATTATCGTTTGTCGGTTCGTTGATTCGAAGCGTCCAGGCGCGCTCCATCGAACAGCGCGTTTTGGCAGGCTTTGGGCTGGTGTTTGCGGGAATCCTCGTCATTTCCGTCATTTCCTATCGCAACATGACCGTCCTCATCCGGAACGGCCACCAAGACCAGCGCAGCCACGAGTTCATCCAACTGCTCGGTGCGATGGGAGAGGCGTTGGACGACGCAGAAAATGGCCACCGACGCTTCCTTGTCACCGGAGACGAAAGCTACCTTGCGGCCTACAATACGCTTCGGGACCGCGCACCGGAGTTCATCCGTTACCTGCGCGATCTCACGGACCCCGACAGCAGTCAGGGGGCACACGTCACGCACCTCGAACAGCTCATCACTCAACAGTTGCAGCAAGAACGCAATGCCATTGAGGTACGGAATAAGACCGGATATGAGTCCGTTCGAGACATGGCCTTAACCGGTGTCGCGAAGGCGTCGCTCGATGCGGCGAGGAAACTTCAGGGACTCATGGAGCAGGAAGAAAATAAGGCGCTTGCGCAACGGGTGATCGAATCCACCAGGACGACCCGCTCCAGCATCATTCTGCTCAGCATCGGTGCCCTCCTCCTCTTCGTGCTCCTCGCGGCGGTGTACTACCTGATCCGGCATGACATCACCGCAAGACGGCGGATCGCCGAAGAACTGCATCGGCGGGGGGAACTCCTTGAGGCCGCAAATAAAGAATTGGAAGCGTTCAGCTATTCCGTCTCCCATGACCTACGCGCACCGCTGCGACACATCGATGGGTACGCCTCACTGCTGGCCAAAGCCACGTCCGTCTCCCTCGACGACAAGGCCAAACGTTACCTACACACCATCTCGGAGGCCGCCACCCGGATGGGGCAACTCATCGATGATCTCTTGGTCTTTTCCCGCATGGGTCGACAGGAGATGTTGCGCGGCACCGTCAATCTGAACCAATTGATCGCGGCCGTCCTGCACGATCTTCGACATGACTTGCAAGATCGCGCCATCTCATGGACAATCGCTCAACTCCCTGACGTCACGGGGGACGCCGCTATGTTGCGCCAGGTGTTCATCAACTTGATCGCCAACGCGATTAAATTCACCAGCACACAGCCGAACGCCACCATCGAAATCGGAACCCGGAGCGACGGTCCCGGCGAAGCAGTGTTATTCGTGCGAGACAATGGAGTAGGATTCGATATGCAGTATGCCAACAAGCTCTTTGGAGTCTTTCAACGACTCCATCGCGCGGATGAATTCGAAGGGACGGGCATCGGCCTGGCCAATGTCCGACGAATTATTCACCGACATGGGGGGAAAACCTGGGCGGAAGGGGCCCTCGGCAACGGTGCCGCCTTTTACGTCAGCCTCCCGCTAGCGAGGCCTTCCACATGA
- a CDS encoding NADH-quinone oxidoreductase subunit N — protein sequence MNFSLTLSPSDLLLLLPELFLTVWLCVVLAVDFSFKRIVQEQLAYLTIAGLLITLGCLAWFDMTGITGTLFAKMFVVDRMAIFFKVMILLATTLVILLSIDYVHRFSFFRGEYYFLVAMSALGMMFMASANDLLSLFVTLEFATFGFYVLVSYLRDDMASNEAGLKFFILGVFAAGLLGYGISLVYGETGKLVFSEMTGANPTTGLVIGFLLIFAALGFKIGAVPFHSWIPDTYHGAPTPVTAFLSIAPKVAAFAILLRLFLVALATFKPAWALLIVAASILSMTYGNIVAIAQRNIKRLLAYSGIAQVGNVLIGLAAGTKMGTDSILFYLLTYLFANLGAFAVIMAISNSLGTDEIDDYRGLNRRSPFLAFAMLIFLLSLAGVPPLAGFIGKLYIFVAAIKEGLYTLITVGLVNIVVSMYYYLIVVKKMYINEPLDSSPIKTTGPLRAVIYVGLAGTLVIGIYPQPFLDWAVSATLMFSNLLGPAASLSPPTPPVGG from the coding sequence ATGAATTTCTCTCTGACGCTATCGCCCAGCGATCTCTTGCTCTTGCTTCCCGAGCTGTTTCTGACGGTCTGGCTGTGTGTCGTGCTGGCCGTAGATTTCTCCTTCAAGCGCATTGTCCAAGAACAGCTAGCGTATCTCACGATCGCCGGGTTGTTGATCACTCTGGGCTGCCTTGCGTGGTTCGACATGACCGGCATCACCGGGACCCTCTTCGCCAAGATGTTCGTGGTGGACCGGATGGCCATCTTCTTCAAGGTGATGATCCTCCTAGCCACGACTCTGGTCATTCTCCTCTCGATCGATTACGTACACCGCTTTTCCTTTTTCAGAGGAGAATACTATTTCCTCGTTGCGATGTCGGCGCTGGGCATGATGTTCATGGCCTCCGCCAACGATCTCCTCTCACTCTTTGTCACGTTGGAATTCGCCACATTCGGGTTTTACGTGCTCGTTTCCTACCTGCGCGACGACATGGCCTCTAACGAGGCAGGCCTCAAATTCTTCATTCTCGGCGTCTTTGCTGCGGGGCTGCTCGGCTATGGCATCAGCCTCGTCTATGGGGAAACCGGCAAGCTCGTCTTTTCCGAAATGACCGGGGCCAACCCGACCACCGGCCTGGTCATCGGATTCCTCCTCATTTTTGCCGCCCTGGGGTTCAAGATCGGCGCCGTTCCCTTCCATTCCTGGATTCCGGACACCTATCACGGTGCCCCGACTCCCGTGACCGCGTTCCTGTCCATCGCACCGAAAGTCGCCGCCTTCGCCATTCTATTGCGCCTCTTCCTCGTAGCGCTTGCGACCTTCAAGCCGGCGTGGGCGCTGCTCATCGTAGCAGCCTCGATCCTCTCCATGACCTACGGCAACATCGTCGCCATTGCACAACGAAACATCAAGCGGCTGTTGGCCTATTCCGGTATCGCGCAGGTCGGCAACGTCCTCATCGGTCTCGCTGCAGGCACCAAAATGGGCACCGATTCCATTTTGTTCTACCTGCTGACCTATCTCTTTGCCAATCTTGGTGCCTTCGCCGTCATCATGGCGATCAGCAATTCGTTGGGCACCGACGAGATCGATGACTACCGCGGCTTGAATCGGCGTTCGCCGTTTCTCGCGTTCGCCATGCTGATTTTCCTGCTCTCACTGGCTGGCGTCCCGCCGCTCGCCGGCTTCATCGGCAAGCTCTATATCTTTGTCGCCGCGATCAAAGAAGGCCTTTACACGCTTATTACCGTGGGGCTCGTCAATATCGTCGTCTCGATGTACTACTACTTGATCGTGGTCAAAAAAATGTACATCAATGAACCACTCGATTCTTCTCCCATCAAGACCACAGGCCCGCTGCGTGCCGTCATCTATGTCGGACTGGCTGGTACGCTGGTGATCGGCATCTATCCGCAACCGTTCCTCGACTGGGCGGTCTCCGCAACCCTGATGTTTTCGAACCTCCTCGGTCCGGCCGCGTCGCTTTCTCCTCCGACGCCCCCCGTCGGGGGTTAA
- a CDS encoding NADH-quinone oxidoreductase subunit M produces the protein MAEYTLLIILFAPFVGALALIFVSNRQVSLVRGVAAGSAFVTLVASIYLFYAYDPIKGGYQFIQRLEWSRQLGISLHLGVDGIGTPLVLASGILLFAGIFVSWHIKDRMKEFYIWILILAAATIGVFMSLDLFFLYFFYEMSVIPMYLLLGMWGSHTKKYLEMTDPEGLKQRDSVGFIFNFGANSKEYAAMKLVLFLSAFAVAALMGILLIYKFSGLNTFDILVLREKAHFSGPLATLIWLLIFFGFASIAPIWPLHSWSPVGHAAAPAATSMLHAGVLMKLGHFSIIRVAFEILPETTRELMPIAAVLCIFSIIYGGLVAYYAKDTKYVIGYSSSSHMGYVFLGMAALDYISLSGAIIYMFAHAMATGMLFAMAGWVYDQTHTRDIPSLGGLSNRMPFISAAFVIGCMASIGMPGTVNFIAEVMIIVGSWNKYPFQVVVAVLGIVLTMAYLFKMMRGLFYGSMAEKYSHSHDAVAVVDRMPLLLMILVSVSFGIFPGHLYSVVRSGVDPLIARITKVVPVAEQPTHIPLASSPITPVSASHEAIAKVTPR, from the coding sequence ATGGCTGAATACACTCTCCTCATTATCTTGTTCGCCCCGTTTGTCGGAGCACTCGCGCTGATCTTTGTCTCCAATCGCCAGGTCTCGCTGGTGCGCGGTGTGGCAGCCGGCTCCGCCTTCGTCACACTGGTGGCGTCCATCTACCTGTTTTACGCTTACGACCCGATCAAAGGCGGCTACCAGTTCATCCAACGCCTTGAATGGTCGCGGCAGTTGGGCATCTCACTCCACCTGGGTGTCGATGGCATCGGGACTCCGCTTGTCCTCGCCTCAGGCATTCTGCTCTTTGCCGGTATTTTTGTGTCTTGGCATATCAAAGATCGGATGAAGGAGTTTTACATCTGGATCTTGATCCTCGCCGCCGCCACCATCGGCGTCTTCATGTCGCTGGACCTGTTCTTCCTCTACTTCTTCTATGAAATGTCCGTGATCCCCATGTATTTGCTCCTGGGCATGTGGGGCAGTCACACGAAGAAGTACCTCGAGATGACCGATCCGGAAGGCTTGAAACAGCGCGATTCCGTCGGCTTCATTTTCAACTTCGGCGCCAACAGCAAGGAATACGCGGCCATGAAGCTGGTCCTGTTCCTTTCAGCGTTCGCTGTTGCGGCCTTAATGGGCATCTTGCTCATCTATAAGTTCTCCGGCCTGAACACCTTCGATATTCTCGTGCTGCGGGAGAAGGCGCATTTCTCAGGCCCGTTGGCCACGCTCATCTGGTTGCTGATCTTTTTTGGCTTTGCATCCATCGCTCCGATCTGGCCCTTGCACTCCTGGTCGCCTGTCGGTCACGCCGCCGCTCCGGCAGCCACCAGCATGTTGCACGCCGGCGTGCTGATGAAGTTGGGACACTTCTCCATCATTCGCGTGGCATTTGAGATCCTCCCCGAAACGACTCGGGAGCTGATGCCGATCGCCGCCGTGCTCTGCATTTTCAGCATCATTTACGGTGGGCTTGTTGCCTACTACGCCAAAGACACCAAATACGTCATCGGCTACTCCAGTTCGAGCCACATGGGATACGTCTTCCTGGGTATGGCGGCCTTGGACTACATTAGCCTCAGCGGAGCCATCATCTACATGTTCGCCCACGCGATGGCCACCGGCATGCTGTTCGCCATGGCCGGCTGGGTGTATGACCAAACTCACACCCGGGACATTCCGTCCCTCGGCGGTCTCTCGAACCGGATGCCGTTCATCTCCGCCGCCTTCGTCATCGGCTGCATGGCCTCAATCGGAATGCCGGGAACCGTGAACTTCATTGCCGAGGTCATGATCATCGTCGGCAGTTGGAATAAATACCCGTTCCAAGTGGTTGTCGCCGTGCTCGGTATCGTGCTGACCATGGCGTATCTCTTCAAGATGATGCGAGGCCTCTTCTATGGCTCGATGGCGGAAAAATATAGCCATTCCCACGACGCCGTTGCCGTGGTGGATCGCATGCCACTCCTCCTCATGATCCTGGTCAGCGTCAGCTTTGGCATTTTCCCCGGCCACCTGTACTCGGTCGTCCGTTCCGGCGTCGACCCGCTGATCGCACGCATCACGAAAGTCGTGCCGGTCGCGGAGCAGCCGACACATATTCCACTTGCCAGTTCGCCCATCACGCCAGTATCGGCTTCCCATGAGGCGATCGCGAAGGTGACCCCGCGATGA
- a CDS encoding NADH-quinone oxidoreductase subunit M, translating to MLEEFSFGFPILSYLIFLPLVGAAVLWLIDDEDLLKSTTLGITLVELALACLVLVRFVPDSAAMQFAEHARWLPALGIGYHLAVDGISVLFVGLTAFLTVLVVIYSWDTVRNQVRLYFMALLALETTTIGIFVSIDLILFFVFWELMLIPSYFLIKLWGGGADRHYAALKYVLYTLLGSVFMLVGIALLDINYHQWAVTHHFDHVYSFDLLELLSVPIPLSQQILIFWLMFMGFAFKAPVFPFHTWLPDALVEGPIGMAVMLAGMKLGTYGFLRFTFPLLPEASKSEGVIAIVMVLALTAILYGAVVALVQLDFKRLLAFSSISHLGFVVVGLFALNFQGLQGSLLTMINLGFSTAGLFFMAGFLSTRQQSSHLGSFGGFAKQAPLLATFLLLIGMASIGLPGTNGFVGEFLILLGAFKAKWWFGAVAVLGVIFGAAYFLWYYERSMLGPVGKHVSTAIKDLHMREITIALSLSIMILWIGLYPSPFLRMMNGSIQALVDRLDRAKVASVNTVTQVPSK from the coding sequence ATGCTTGAAGAGTTTAGTTTCGGCTTTCCCATCCTGTCATACCTGATCTTCCTTCCCTTGGTCGGGGCGGCAGTGCTTTGGCTGATTGACGACGAAGATCTCCTCAAATCCACGACATTGGGCATTACCCTCGTGGAGTTGGCGCTCGCATGCCTCGTCCTGGTGCGCTTCGTCCCCGATTCCGCAGCCATGCAGTTTGCAGAACATGCGCGATGGCTGCCGGCGCTCGGCATCGGCTATCACTTAGCCGTCGATGGAATCAGTGTGCTCTTCGTAGGGTTGACGGCCTTTCTCACCGTCTTGGTCGTGATCTACTCCTGGGACACCGTCCGCAACCAGGTGCGCCTGTATTTCATGGCGCTGTTGGCACTGGAAACCACCACCATCGGCATCTTCGTCTCGATCGACCTGATCCTGTTTTTCGTGTTCTGGGAGCTCATGCTCATCCCCAGCTACTTCTTGATCAAGCTGTGGGGAGGCGGGGCCGATCGCCATTACGCAGCCCTCAAGTATGTGCTCTACACGCTCTTGGGCAGCGTATTCATGCTGGTTGGCATTGCCTTGCTGGACATCAACTACCATCAGTGGGCCGTTACGCACCACTTCGACCATGTCTACTCATTTGATCTCCTGGAGCTGTTGTCCGTCCCGATTCCGCTCTCCCAGCAGATCTTGATCTTCTGGCTCATGTTCATGGGATTTGCGTTCAAGGCTCCGGTGTTCCCGTTCCACACCTGGCTCCCTGACGCCTTGGTCGAAGGGCCAATCGGCATGGCAGTCATGCTGGCTGGCATGAAGCTCGGCACGTATGGATTCCTTCGCTTTACCTTCCCGTTACTCCCTGAGGCTTCAAAGAGCGAAGGGGTGATTGCCATCGTCATGGTGCTGGCCCTCACCGCGATTCTTTATGGCGCAGTCGTGGCATTGGTCCAACTCGACTTCAAACGGCTCCTTGCCTTCAGCAGCATCAGCCACCTTGGTTTCGTGGTGGTGGGGTTGTTTGCCTTGAACTTCCAAGGGCTTCAAGGGAGCCTGCTGACCATGATCAACCTCGGATTCAGTACGGCCGGGCTCTTTTTCATGGCCGGCTTCCTCTCAACCAGGCAACAAAGCTCACACCTTGGATCGTTTGGGGGATTTGCCAAACAAGCGCCGCTCTTAGCCACGTTTCTCCTGCTGATCGGCATGGCGTCCATTGGACTTCCAGGCACGAATGGCTTTGTGGGTGAGTTTCTGATCCTCCTGGGCGCCTTCAAAGCCAAATGGTGGTTTGGCGCGGTGGCTGTCCTCGGGGTGATCTTTGGTGCCGCGTATTTTCTCTGGTACTACGAACGTTCCATGCTGGGTCCTGTCGGCAAACACGTCTCTACCGCCATCAAGGATCTCCACATGCGCGAAATCACCATTGCGCTTTCGCTCTCGATCATGATTTTGTGGATCGGCCTCTACCCATCCCCATTCCTGAGGATGATGAATGGCTCGATTCAAGCCCTCGTCGACCGGCTGGATCGCGCCAAAGTCGCCTCGGTAAACACTGTGACCCAAGTGCCCTCAAAGTAA
- the nuoL gene encoding NADH-quinone oxidoreductase subunit L yields the protein MSDSIDLIVKLIPLFPLMAVLVNGLFGHRYSHDLAHRFAWGSVLMSFLCVLAVFTETLRTGAAREVIAYKWIFGGDLTINLAYLIDPLTCIMLLVITGVGFLIHVYSVGYMHGETGFTRFFVYMNLFMVSMLLLVMGNNYVVLFIGWEGVGLCSYLLIGYYYDKVSAAKAATKAFVVNRIGDAGFLLAIFLIFVNFRTLDYTQVMQNAAQLSPEMATAIALCLLVGAVGKSAQLPLYTWLPDAMEGPTPVSALIHAATMVTAGVYMIVRNHAIFDLAPIAMTTVAWIGGVTALFAATIGLVQTDIKRVLAYSTVSQLGYMFLGCGLGAYTAAVFHLMTHAFFKALLFLSAGSVIHALSGEQDIRKMGALKSKIPWTHALFLIGTIAIAGIPPLAGFWSKDEIMGHAFVHHHYLLYGMAAVGAFLTSFYMFRLTYLTFYGTSRLDHHTAEHVHESPMVMIGPLIVLATLSVVGGFPGVPPENGWFHHFLHSVAGVAGEEHATPPALMFGLMGTATVIALLGWGLAHYFYSGPSTAATALADRLPGVYTTLLNKYYVDELYDTLFVEPTKQLGRLCDWFDRTIIDGIVRSIDRGTDLSSAAITWTEKHVVYAGLNIIGYANHLLARSWRRLQTGMVHQYAAIIVAGLFILVHLILLIWTGGGSTGYSAR from the coding sequence GTGTCCGACTCTATTGATCTGATCGTCAAACTGATTCCCCTGTTTCCCCTGATGGCTGTCCTTGTGAACGGCCTCTTCGGACACCGCTATTCTCACGATCTCGCCCACCGCTTCGCGTGGGGTTCGGTCCTGATGTCCTTCCTCTGTGTGCTCGCCGTGTTTACGGAAACCCTCCGCACGGGAGCGGCACGGGAGGTCATCGCGTACAAATGGATCTTTGGCGGAGATCTCACGATCAACCTCGCCTATTTGATCGATCCGCTTACCTGCATCATGCTGTTAGTGATCACCGGTGTGGGCTTCCTCATCCACGTCTACTCCGTTGGCTACATGCATGGGGAGACCGGTTTCACACGTTTCTTCGTATACATGAACTTGTTCATGGTCTCGATGCTCCTCCTCGTCATGGGCAACAACTACGTGGTGTTGTTCATCGGCTGGGAAGGAGTGGGACTCTGCTCGTACCTATTGATCGGCTACTACTACGACAAAGTCTCGGCTGCCAAAGCCGCCACAAAAGCCTTCGTAGTCAACCGGATCGGAGACGCCGGATTCCTCCTCGCGATTTTCCTCATCTTCGTGAACTTCCGGACGCTCGATTACACGCAAGTCATGCAGAATGCCGCGCAACTCTCACCAGAAATGGCCACCGCCATTGCGCTGTGCCTTCTCGTGGGTGCCGTCGGCAAGTCAGCCCAGCTTCCCCTCTACACCTGGTTGCCGGATGCGATGGAAGGCCCCACGCCGGTCAGCGCGCTCATCCATGCCGCTACCATGGTCACCGCCGGCGTCTACATGATCGTGCGTAACCATGCCATTTTCGATCTGGCGCCCATCGCCATGACCACCGTCGCCTGGATCGGGGGGGTGACGGCGCTCTTTGCCGCAACAATCGGCCTCGTCCAAACCGATATCAAGCGGGTGTTAGCCTATTCCACCGTCAGCCAGCTGGGGTACATGTTTCTTGGCTGCGGTCTCGGCGCCTACACCGCTGCCGTATTCCATTTAATGACCCACGCATTCTTCAAGGCGTTACTCTTTCTCTCGGCAGGGTCTGTCATTCACGCGCTCTCCGGTGAGCAGGATATCCGAAAAATGGGGGCGTTGAAGTCCAAGATTCCATGGACGCACGCGTTGTTTCTCATCGGTACTATCGCCATCGCGGGAATCCCGCCTCTAGCAGGCTTTTGGAGTAAGGACGAAATCATGGGCCATGCCTTCGTCCACCACCATTATCTGCTCTATGGCATGGCCGCGGTCGGCGCGTTCTTGACGTCTTTCTACATGTTCCGACTGACCTATCTGACCTTCTACGGAACGTCTCGGCTGGATCATCACACTGCAGAACACGTGCATGAATCTCCAATGGTCATGATCGGGCCCTTGATCGTTTTGGCTACCCTCTCAGTCGTCGGCGGCTTTCCTGGTGTGCCGCCAGAGAACGGTTGGTTCCACCATTTTCTGCATTCGGTTGCCGGAGTCGCCGGAGAAGAACATGCAACTCCGCCCGCATTGATGTTTGGCCTGATGGGGACCGCCACTGTCATCGCGCTCCTCGGATGGGGGCTTGCCCACTATTTTTATAGTGGACCGTCAACGGCAGCCACCGCTCTGGCCGACCGCTTGCCCGGCGTCTACACCACACTGCTCAACAAATACTATGTGGACGAGTTGTACGATACCCTGTTCGTCGAACCTACCAAACAGTTGGGAAGACTCTGCGACTGGTTTGATCGGACCATTATCGACGGGATTGTCCGCAGCATCGATCGTGGGACCGATCTAAGCTCTGCGGCAATCACCTGGACAGAAAAACACGTGGTCTATGCCGGACTCAATATCATTGGATATGCGAACCACCTCCTGGCGCGCTCCTGGCGCCGCCTTCAAACCGGCATGGTACACCAGTATGCGGCCATCATCGTGGCGGGACTCTTTATTCTCGTCCACCTCATCTTGTTGATCTGGACCGGAGGCGGTTCCACCGGGTATTCAGCACGCTGA
- the nuoK gene encoding NADH-quinone oxidoreductase subunit NuoK, which yields MIPLSAYVVVSAILFTTGLLGVLIRRNFIIVLMSVEIMLNAATINLVAFSHYLESMQGQIVALFIIAIAAGEAAIGLAIIIVVFRGKISTNVDEMNLLKW from the coding sequence ATGATTCCCTTATCCGCCTATGTTGTCGTCAGCGCGATTCTGTTTACGACGGGCCTGCTCGGTGTCCTCATCCGGCGCAATTTTATTATCGTCCTGATGTCCGTCGAAATCATGTTGAACGCCGCCACCATCAATCTGGTGGCGTTTTCCCACTATCTCGAATCCATGCAAGGTCAGATCGTCGCCTTGTTTATCATCGCGATTGCGGCGGGAGAAGCGGCAATCGGGCTCGCGATCATCATTGTGGTGTTCCGCGGCAAAATTTCCACCAACGTCGACGAAATGAATCTTTTGAAGTGGTAA
- a CDS encoding NADH-quinone oxidoreductase subunit J has product MAFLFFAYFAVVSIVAGILTVSLKNPVQCGLALLALLLHVSGLFVMLNAEFLWAVQVIVYAGAILVLYLFVLMLLNLKTDDRYFHAKTPYLLAPAAIGLAYLVFLLVRSPFSGSRGDASTAAVLLNGDAHAVGIKMFSDYLLQFEIIGVFLTGAIVGAIVLAKTPKSVETRRDA; this is encoded by the coding sequence ATGGCTTTCTTGTTTTTCGCGTATTTCGCAGTGGTCAGTATTGTCGCCGGTATCCTGACCGTGTCGCTGAAGAACCCGGTGCAGTGCGGGCTCGCACTCCTGGCCCTGCTTCTTCACGTCTCAGGTCTCTTTGTCATGCTGAACGCCGAATTTCTCTGGGCAGTGCAAGTCATCGTCTACGCCGGCGCGATCCTCGTGCTGTATCTGTTCGTGCTCATGCTATTAAATCTCAAGACCGACGATCGCTACTTCCATGCCAAAACGCCGTACCTGCTGGCTCCCGCTGCGATAGGTTTGGCGTATCTCGTATTTCTGTTGGTCCGCTCTCCATTCAGCGGATCCCGGGGGGACGCCTCGACGGCCGCCGTCCTTCTCAATGGCGATGCGCATGCCGTCGGCATCAAGATGTTCAGCGACTACTTGCTCCAATTTGAAATCATCGGCGTCTTTCTTACCGGCGCCATCGTCGGTGCCATCGTCTTGGCCAAAACCCCGAAGTCAGTTGAGACGAGGCGGGACGCATGA
- a CDS encoding NADH-quinone oxidoreductase subunit I: MSRKVLGMSVGALTKKILHAALFYEIWDAMKVTFKHMFHRPITFQYPREQRTIPDGHRGALGLLRYADGRDRCVGCDLCEAACPSRCIKVISQEDPERPLQRFASEFYIDITKCVFCGYCVEACPVNALAMTKMYEFSTHDKRTLLFDKKRLYEVGARHLDDAKKYLYTHNQEKNSDESREYRYYFPQSVLKPTQSQPKHLS, encoded by the coding sequence ATGTCGCGAAAGGTGTTGGGAATGAGTGTCGGGGCGTTGACCAAAAAAATTCTTCATGCGGCGTTGTTTTATGAAATATGGGACGCGATGAAGGTGACCTTCAAACACATGTTTCATCGCCCCATCACCTTCCAGTACCCTCGCGAGCAGCGGACGATTCCGGATGGTCACCGAGGTGCCCTCGGCCTGCTTCGCTACGCGGATGGTCGCGATCGTTGTGTGGGCTGCGATCTCTGCGAGGCTGCCTGTCCGTCCCGTTGCATCAAGGTCATCAGCCAGGAAGACCCCGAACGGCCCTTACAGCGTTTCGCCAGCGAGTTCTATATCGACATCACCAAATGCGTGTTTTGCGGATATTGCGTCGAAGCCTGTCCGGTCAACGCACTGGCGATGACCAAAATGTATGAATTCTCCACGCACGACAAGCGGACTCTCCTGTTCGACAAAAAACGCCTCTACGAGGTCGGCGCACGCCATCTCGACGACGCAAAAAAATATCTGTATACGCACAACCAAGAAAAGAATTCGGACGAGAGTCGGGAGTATCGCTATTACTTTCCGCAATCGGTCCTCAAACCTACACAGTCACAACCCAAACATTTGAGCTGA